In Caloramator mitchellensis, the genomic window TTGCACATAAATATACAGAAGAACTATTTGGAAAAGGCCATGTCTTTAGAGCAGGAACAATAGGAACTATAGCCGAGAAAACTGCTTTTGGATTTGTGAAAAATTATCTGGATGAACACAATATAAGAGTTTCTCAGGCAGAAATTGAAAGGCTTGTGAAGGGATGCACAGGAGTTAAAAGAACAACTGGCCAACATCCTGGCGGAGTTATGGTTGTTCCACGCGATAACGAAATTTATGAGTTTACACCTGTCCAAAAACCAGCTGATGACCCCGATTCTGATGTTATTACAACTCATTTTGATTACCACTCAATTAGTGGTAGATTATTAAAACTTGACATATTAGGCCACGACGACCCGACAGTTTTAAGAATGCTACAGGACTTGACTGGAATAGATCCAAGAAAAATACCACTTGGAGATGAAAATGTCCTTAAGTTGTTTACATCAACCGAACCGCTTGGTATAAGTAGCCAAGATTTAAACTGTGATGTTGGAACATTAGGGCTCCCTGAATTTGGAACTAAATTTGTAAGGCAAATGCTTATCGATACCCAACCTAAAACTTTTGCCGAATTGGTTAGAATTTCAGGTTTGTCTCATGGAACGGATGTTTGGTTAAACAACGCACAGGATATAATAAAAAATGGATATGCAACATTAAAGGATGTAATTTCAACAAGAGACGATATAATGGTTTATTTAATATATAGAGGATTAAATCCCAAAACTGCATTTAACATTATGGAAAGGGTTAGAAAAGGAAAAGGACTTAGGCAAGAAGACATCGATGAAATGAAAAAGTTCAACGTTCCTGAGTGGTATATTGAAAGTTGTAATAAGATCAAGTATATGTTCCCAAAAGGTCATGCTGTTGCATATGTTATGATGGCCGTTAGAATAGCTTATTTTAAGGTTTATTATCCTGAAGCTTTTTACGCAACCTATTTTACAGTTAGGGCTGATGATTTTGATGCTGATTTGATTGTTAAGGGAGAAAAGGCAATTAGAAACAAGATTAGAGAAATAGAGATGATGGGTAATAATGTAACTCAAAAGGATAAGGGTCTCTTGACCGTATTGGAAATTGCCCTCGAGATGTATTTAAGAGGTCTTAAATTTGTCCCAGTTAATCTATACAAATCTGATTCTACTAGGTTCTTGATTACACAGGATGGAATATTGCCTCCATTTAAGTCACTACAAGGTGTTGGTGAGGCAGCAGCAAGGTCGATTGTAGCAGCAAGAGGAGAGGGACCTTTTTTGTCAATAGAAGATTTAAGATTAAGGAGTAAGGCATCAAAAACTGTAATAGATATACTTCAACGGCATGGTTGTTTAAATGAACTTCCAGAAACTAATCAACTTTCAATGTTTTAGCTTGCAAAGTATAATTAACAATGGTATAATTTACTTTAGACGTAATAATACTTTGTAAAAAAGAGTGGGCATAAACCCACTCTTTGTATTTATGTATACATAGGTATTTATATACAAACAATAGATTAAAGAAAGGTGGGAAGCACATGGATAACAAAAAGATTATAGAGATTGTTGAGAAATTAGCAAGACCAATTGCAGAGTCTTTTGGTCTAGAAGTTGTTGATGTTCAATTTGTTAAGGAAAACAACGAATGGTTTTTGAGAGTATTTATCGATAAAGAAGAAGGAATAACAATTGATGATTGCACAAATGTAAGTAGAAGGCTTAGCGACAAACTTGATGAAATAGATCCTATTAGCGTTAGTTATTATCTTGAAGTATCATCGCCAGGTATTAATAGACCATTGAAAAACGATAAGGACTTTAAAAGATTTATTAACCACAATATTAAAATTAAATTATTCGAAGCTATTAACGGTAAAAAAGTGTTAAAAGGTCTTTTAGAGGATTATAGGGACGGTAAAATCTTATTAAACGTAGACGGTGAAAAAATTGAAATAGAAAGAAATAAAATTTCTTTAGCTAATTTAAATGATTAAGGAGGGGTTTGAGTGAATACTGTTGAATTGATTGAAGCTTTAAAAGAAATAGTTAAAGAAAAGGGAATTGATGAAGATTTTATATTTCAGGCACTGGAAGCAGCGTTGGTTTCAGCCTATAAGAAAAACTATGGCACCTCACAAAATGTAAAGGTTGCAATAAACAGAACGACCGGGGAAATACATGTTTATGCACAAAAGAAAGTAGTTGAAGAGATAACAAACGATTTGTTGGAAGTGAGCTTAGAAGATGCCAAAAAAATAAATCCTATATATGAACTTGAGGATATTGTTGATTTTGAAGTTACTCCTAAGGACTTTGGTAGAGTAGCAGCACAGACAGCTAAGCAAAGCGTTGTTCAAAAAATAAGAGAGGCAGAACGTGAAATATTGTTTAAAGAATTTGTAGAAAAGGAAAATGATATTATTTCTGGTATGGTTCAAAAAATAGAAAGGATTAAGGATACAAGTAAATACAATGTCATAGTAGAACTTGGTAAAATTGAAACAATTTTACCGCCACCTGAACAAATACCCAATGAGGATTATAATCAGGGAGATAGGCTAAAATTTTATATCACAGAAGTAAAAAGAACAAGCAAAGGTCCAAACATTGTAATTTCAAGAACTCATCCAGGCCTTGTTAAAAGATTATTTGAACTTGAAGTTCCTGAAATTTTCAACGGAGTGGTTGAAATAAAAAGCATTGCAAGAGAAGCAGGTTCAAGAACAAAAATTGCAGTTTACACAAGAGATGAAAATGTAGATCCAACGGGCGCCTGTGTAGGACCTAAGGGGGTTAGAGTTCAAAACGTTGTTAACGAGTTGAAGGGTGAAAAAATTGACATTGTAAAATGGAGTAAGGACCCTGCCGAATATATTGCAAATGCACTAAGCCCTGCAAAGGTTGTTAGCGTTGAAATTAACGAAGAAGAAAGAAATGCAAAGGTAGTAGTTCCTGATTATCAACTATCATTAGCGATAGGCAAGGAAGGACAAAATGCAAGACTTGCTGCAAAATTAACTGGTTGGAAGATAGATATTAAAAGCGAATCCCAGGCAAAAGTCTGATTTTCAAAGGGAGTGGTTGTATGAAGGTAAAAAAGGTCCCAATGAGAATGTGCCTTGGATGTCAGGAAATGAAGCCTAAAAAAGAGTTGATTAGAGTTGTTAGAAGCCCGGAAGGTGAAATAAATATAGATTTTACAGGTAAAAAAGCCGGAAGAGGAGCTTATATATGCAAAGATGCTGCTTGTCTAGAAAAAGCTATTAAAGCAAAGAGATTTGACAGGGCTTTAGAGGTCAAAATTTCAGATGAAATTTATCTAAGGCTCAGGGAGGAATTAGATAATGAATAATCTTTATTCTTTTCTTGGGTTAATGCAAAGGGCAGGCAAATTGACATCTGGCGATGATGGTGTTGAGATTGATATAAAAAAAAGAAAAAGCTATTTAGTCATCATTGCTGAAGATGCAAGCGAGAATACTATGAAAAGATTTATGAATATGTGTGAAAATAATAATATTAGATTTGTTTTATTTGGTCAAAAATCAAAAATAGGAAATTCTATTGGAAAATCTGCAAGAGCTGTCCTATCGATTAAGGATAAAAATTTTGCAGAAGGTTTTTTAAGTAAACTTAATAGTGAAAACACTGGGGGTGAATCTATTGTCAATAATAAGAGTATATGAATTGGCAAAACAACTTAATATGTCTAGCAAACAAGCTATAGAGTTGCTTCATAATGAATTTGGTATAGATGTAAAAAATCATTTAAGCGCTATAGAAGGAGAAGAAGCTAAGATTATAATGGAATATGTTGATGAAATAAAAAATGGAGTTAACAAAAAAGAAAATACTGAAGAAGTAAAGGAAGAAGCACAAGCGGTTTCACCTGAAGTTGAATTGGAAAAATTTGAAGAATTAGATGTTGATGACGATTTTAAGAAGAACGAAAAGATTAGAAAGAAAGTGAAGAGTGAAAAAATTAAAAAGATAAACAAAGAAGTTAAGAAGGAAGAAGAGCAGGTTGAAGATATTGGTATTATTACCATACCCGACTTTATTAAAGTTAGCACGCTTGCAGAAAAAATTAAAAGACCTGCAACCGAAATATTGAAGAAACTTATACTAATGGGTGTAATGGTATCTATAAACCATGAAATTAGTTTTGAGGTTGCTGAAAAAATAGCAGAACAATACAACATATTAGTTGAAAAGGAAGTAAAGCTTGAAAGAGAAGAAGTATTAATTAATGATTTCGAAGATAAAAAAGAGGATTTAATGTCAAGACCTCCTGTTGTTACAGTTATGGGTCACGTTGACCACGGCAAGACTTCGCTTTTAGATTCTATAAGACATGCAAAAGTAGTAGAAACAGAAGCGGGAGGTATTACACAACACATAGGTGCCTATACAGTTGATATTGATGAAAAGAAGATAGTATTTCTTGACACTCCAGGACATGAAGCTTTTACTGCGATGAGAGCAAGAGGTGCGCAGGTTACTGATATTGCAATTTTAGTTGTAGCAGCAGATGATGGTGTAATGCCTCAAACAGTTGAGGCTATAAACCATGCTAAAGCAGCAAACGTGCCTATAATAGTAGCAATAAACAAGATAGATAAACCTGGAGCAAACCCTGATAGAGTTAAACAGGAATTGACGGAATACGGATTAGTTGCAGAAGATTGGGGTGGTGATACTATTTGCGTTCCAGTTTCAGCAAAGACGAAGGTAGGCATTGATACACTACTTGAAATGATTTTGCTTGTGGCTGAAATGCAGGAGTTAAAAGCTAACCCGAACAGAACAGCCAAGGGAACTATAATAGAAGCTAAACTTGATAAGGGTAGAGGACCAGTAGCAACTGCAATTGTTCAAAAAGGAACACTAAAGGTTGGTGACAGCGTTATTGCAGGAAATACTTATGGAAAGATTAGAGCTCTTGTTGATGACAAAGGCAAGAAGGTAAAATCAGCAGGGCCTTCTATACCGGTTGAGATATTAGGACTTTCAGAAGTTCCAAATGCTGGTGACATATTGTATACAGTTGCAGATGAAAAAACAGCAAGACAAATATCAGAACTTAGAAAAGAAAAAGAAAGACAGCAATATTTTGCTTCTACCGCTAAAGTTACATTAGAAGACTTGTTTAGTCAAATAAAAGAAGGTAAAGTTAAGGACTTAAATATAATAGTAAAGGCCGATGTTCAAGGTTCAGCAGAGGCACTAAAACAATCTCTTGAAAAGCTTACAAATGATGAAGTTAGAGTTAGGGTAATTCACACAGGTGTTGGTGCAATTTCTGAAACAGATATTACACTTGCTTCTGCTTCAAACGCAATAATTATAGGATTTAATGTTAGACCGGATAATATGGCAAGGCAATTAGCTGAAAAGGAAAAGGTCGAAGTTAAAACGTATAGGATAATATACGAAGCAATAGATGATATTGAAGCTGCTATGAAGGGTATGCTTGAACCTGAGTATAGAGAAGTTGTAACTGCAAGACTTTCTGTAAGACAGACATTTAAGGTTTCAAGCATTGGAACTATTGCAGGTTGCTATGTTGAAGACGGCAAAATAAATAGAAATAACAATATTAGAGTTATAAGAAACGGTGTTGTAGTATTCGAAGGCAGAATTTCGTCTTTAAAAAGATTTAAGGAAGACGTTAGAGAAGTTGCTGCAGGATATGAATGTGGTCTTACTATAGAAAGATTTAATGACATTAAAGAAGGGGATACGCTGGAATCCTACACTACCGAGGAAGTAAAAAGAGCATAAAGAGGTGTAATTATGAGTATTTCCAGAACTTCAAGACTAAATGAAGAAGTTAAAAGAATAGTTGGGGATATAATTCAAAATGAATTAAAGGATCCGAGAATACCTATGTTAACGTCTGTAACTGGCGTTGAAGTAACAAAGGATTTAAGATACGCCAAGGTATTTATAAGCGTTTTTGGAAAGGATGATGAGAAGCAAAAATGCTTGGAAGGATTAAAAAGTGCTGCAGGGTTTATAAGAAAAGAGATAGGTAAGAAAATAAAGGCGCGCTATACTCCAGAGGTGTTGTTTGAATTGGATAAGTCGATTGAATACGGCATGCACATAACAAAGGTTTTACAGGAGATGAAAAAGGATGATACTGAATGAAATCGGTAAACTAATTAGCGAAAAGTGTAACTTTGCTATTATATCCCATTACTCCCCTGATGGAGATGCTATAGGCTCATCTCTTGGCTTATATAATGCTTTGAAAGAGATAGGTAAAAACGTAGATATATTTATCCCCGATAATCTGCCAAATAGATTTAGTTATCTTCCATTGTTTGATGAAATTAAAAACCAGAAGCAATACAAAGAAAATTACGAATGCATTCTTGTTCTTGACTGTGGTGATGAAGACAGACTTGGAGAGTTTGTAGATATTTTAAAACATACTGACCTAGTTATAAATATTGACCACCACATTTCAAATACATTATACGGAAATATTAATTATGTTGACTCAAATGCATCTTCTGTTGGCGAGATTATTTATAATTTGTTGAAGCTAAACGGTTATGATATTTCAAAAAATACAGCGTGCTGCTTGTATACTTCAATAATAAGTGATACAGGAGGTTTTAAATACAGCAATACCACGTCAATGACTTTTAATATTGCAGGTGATTTAATAAATACAGGTATAGATTTTCCTGAAATAAACAGAATTTTATTCGATACAAAGTCTGTAAACCAGATAAAGCTATTATCGCTTGTTACATCTACTTTAGAGATGCATAATGATGATAAATTAGCCTTGATTTATATGACTAGGGATATGCTAA contains:
- the rimP gene encoding ribosome maturation factor RimP, which encodes MDNKKIIEIVEKLARPIAESFGLEVVDVQFVKENNEWFLRVFIDKEEGITIDDCTNVSRRLSDKLDEIDPISVSYYLEVSSPGINRPLKNDKDFKRFINHNIKIKLFEAINGKKVLKGLLEDYRDGKILLNVDGEKIEIERNKISLANLND
- the nusA gene encoding transcription termination factor NusA; the encoded protein is MNTVELIEALKEIVKEKGIDEDFIFQALEAALVSAYKKNYGTSQNVKVAINRTTGEIHVYAQKKVVEEITNDLLEVSLEDAKKINPIYELEDIVDFEVTPKDFGRVAAQTAKQSVVQKIREAEREILFKEFVEKENDIISGMVQKIERIKDTSKYNVIVELGKIETILPPPEQIPNEDYNQGDRLKFYITEVKRTSKGPNIVISRTHPGLVKRLFELEVPEIFNGVVEIKSIAREAGSRTKIAVYTRDENVDPTGACVGPKGVRVQNVVNELKGEKIDIVKWSKDPAEYIANALSPAKVVSVEINEEERNAKVVVPDYQLSLAIGKEGQNARLAAKLTGWKIDIKSESQAKV
- the rnpM gene encoding RNase P modulator RnpM → MKVKKVPMRMCLGCQEMKPKKELIRVVRSPEGEINIDFTGKKAGRGAYICKDAACLEKAIKAKRFDRALEVKISDEIYLRLREELDNE
- a CDS encoding L7Ae/L30e/S12e/Gadd45 family ribosomal protein; translated protein: MNNLYSFLGLMQRAGKLTSGDDGVEIDIKKRKSYLVIIAEDASENTMKRFMNMCENNNIRFVLFGQKSKIGNSIGKSARAVLSIKDKNFAEGFLSKLNSENTGGESIVNNKSI
- the infB gene encoding translation initiation factor IF-2, with the translated sequence MSIIRVYELAKQLNMSSKQAIELLHNEFGIDVKNHLSAIEGEEAKIIMEYVDEIKNGVNKKENTEEVKEEAQAVSPEVELEKFEELDVDDDFKKNEKIRKKVKSEKIKKINKEVKKEEEQVEDIGIITIPDFIKVSTLAEKIKRPATEILKKLILMGVMVSINHEISFEVAEKIAEQYNILVEKEVKLEREEVLINDFEDKKEDLMSRPPVVTVMGHVDHGKTSLLDSIRHAKVVETEAGGITQHIGAYTVDIDEKKIVFLDTPGHEAFTAMRARGAQVTDIAILVVAADDGVMPQTVEAINHAKAANVPIIVAINKIDKPGANPDRVKQELTEYGLVAEDWGGDTICVPVSAKTKVGIDTLLEMILLVAEMQELKANPNRTAKGTIIEAKLDKGRGPVATAIVQKGTLKVGDSVIAGNTYGKIRALVDDKGKKVKSAGPSIPVEILGLSEVPNAGDILYTVADEKTARQISELRKEKERQQYFASTAKVTLEDLFSQIKEGKVKDLNIIVKADVQGSAEALKQSLEKLTNDEVRVRVIHTGVGAISETDITLASASNAIIIGFNVRPDNMARQLAEKEKVEVKTYRIIYEAIDDIEAAMKGMLEPEYREVVTARLSVRQTFKVSSIGTIAGCYVEDGKINRNNNIRVIRNGVVVFEGRISSLKRFKEDVREVAAGYECGLTIERFNDIKEGDTLESYTTEEVKRA
- the rbfA gene encoding 30S ribosome-binding factor RbfA, producing the protein MSISRTSRLNEEVKRIVGDIIQNELKDPRIPMLTSVTGVEVTKDLRYAKVFISVFGKDDEKQKCLEGLKSAAGFIRKEIGKKIKARYTPEVLFELDKSIEYGMHITKVLQEMKKDDTE
- a CDS encoding DHH family phosphoesterase gives rise to the protein MILNEIGKLISEKCNFAIISHYSPDGDAIGSSLGLYNALKEIGKNVDIFIPDNLPNRFSYLPLFDEIKNQKQYKENYECILVLDCGDEDRLGEFVDILKHTDLVINIDHHISNTLYGNINYVDSNASSVGEIIYNLLKLNGYDISKNTACCLYTSIISDTGGFKYSNTTSMTFNIAGDLINTGIDFPEINRILFDTKSVNQIKLLSLVTSTLEMHNDDKLALIYMTRDMLNKSGASEDDASEMVNLARDIETAEVGVFIKEIDDKVFRISLRSKNIVDVRLIAEKFDGGGHVRAAGCTIKGDFAEVKKRLIDEILSQWK